Proteins from a single region of Bombus pascuorum chromosome 5, iyBomPasc1.1, whole genome shotgun sequence:
- the LOC132907384 gene encoding acyl-CoA-binding protein homolog has protein sequence MSLDQKFEQAIEAVKTLTKRPTDEEFLELYALFKQATVGNINTTRPGMLDLKGKAKWDAWKSKEGTSQNDAKEAYIKLVDKLLEKYK, from the exons ATGTCTCTTGATcag AAATTCGAGCAAGCAATAGAAGCTGTAAAAACTCTTACCAAACGTCCTACTGAtgaagaatttttagaattgtaCGCGTTGTTTAAACAAGCAACGGTGGGAAATATAAATACCA CGAGACCTGGTATGCTGGATTTAAAGGGGAAAGCAAAATGGGACGCGTGGAAATCGAAGGAAGGTACGTCGCAGAATGATGCGAAAGAAGCCTACATTAAATTAGTGGACAAATTGTTGGAGAagtacaaataa
- the LOC132907383 gene encoding transmembrane emp24 domain-containing protein 5-like: MSNLLRSLVFGVFLSLANASMPHPWYETLPAVALDYKVHIDAGKEDCYFQYVNAGATFYVNFQVVRGGDRKAGFAVRNPEGVIVHPYQWLPNSDYQDTVKNAGYYSICIDNQFSRFASKLVNLYITVIRYDEWDKYSMELEELNLSVENFTSAIINVEKNINEMLQIQHLSRSREARDLNLLLDNNSYVQTWSIAQIIVIMVTTTIQVYFVRKLFEVKPSRYSRAGI, translated from the exons ATGTCTAATCTTTTACGAAGTTTGGTTTTCGGAGTGTTTCTTAGCCTCGCGAACGCCAGCATGCCACATCCATGGTATGAAACTTTACCCGCGGTGGCCTTAGATTACAAAGTTCATATTGATGCCGGAAAAGAAGATTGTTACTTTCAATATGTTAATGCTGGCGCTACTTTCTACGTAAATTTCCAG GTGGTACGTGGTGGAGATAGAAAAGCTGGTTTCGCAGTACGAAACCCAGAAGGAGTAATAGTTCATCCTTATCAGTGGCTTCCTAACTCAGATTATCAAGATACTGTGAAAAATGCTGGCTATTATAGCATTTGTATAGATAATCAGTTTTCCAGATTTGCTTCAAAATtagttaatttatatattacagtaatcag ATACGATGAATGGgataaatattcaatggaACTAGAGGAATTAAATCTTTCTGTGGAAAACTTTACa TCTGCAATAATCAATGTGGAGAAAAACATTAATGAAATGCTCCAAATTCAACATTTGAGCAGAAGTAGAGAAGCTcgagatttaaatttattattggatAATAATTCTTATGTCCAAACATGGTCTATTGCCCAAATAATTGTCATAATGGTAACAACAACGATACAGGtttattttgtaagaaaattatttgaagtgAAACCATCTAGATATTCTAGAGCAggtatataa
- the LOC132907382 gene encoding uncharacterized protein LOC132907382, translated as MIPLSDVEVKEKMSIVPVANRSFLHGDRKPSPTSEKILYATLDSLALKRATLPLQLLPINDDSNATTEATNESMKQGKIHTEMIAKRSSFKVDATCPSSKQHAKYLVVVSPLSSSSSSKPDSQETRLKITAVEPNLKKDIACLQRNWTNNSDIEDTLIRDSVLETDIFEKTYTGEIARNSSYCCYIANDGVTASSTNDKNESPSDDYEKIESVIGTNACCNFQAEANDDEESFENEEDTSCTKNVFVKSKSTNDLASKSYSDMRLSLDGQSLVGTFSDGKLAKSLLFSNEFPNCGKKKKHFAKNVLHFVPEYLVKGQKGKRKQKEKGIPSRSLNSLKTSSSVDTKIGINSNGRYRSRSLSREELKYLKISSPTNFVHIASATNPNLVSNENTIRFSLGQVVITHEQKCATLPLLVATNYENSMAEKRNGQSSSSIVAGAAESTSFDATSSVVDKSNEKVKQRNDGFDVETLKRQLLSELQTRSAKLLELSQQVKTDEYRANIREGSNTTYELAYEPCTELPANSSFLWSNRTKNFLQENTRTIPDENTENIEDTVGEVYDDVGPLNLDNQEDDYDDVGTPDALHVDENRISESSTAFQDSDDIYDDVMGPSCAENDFKDNKMGICDNEVKQESSELFVANEYSSVDENIDVSNNDQDVYDDVGLPSEERVNSLYTGSTIGSILGSSWMYGKESEWEDLEDSTMIGLSQFPNKYYTSIETQVVSSRKRSGQRWSRMMRKQRSRISRKDFNSSSKPCESTLRDDTSDDSTYESLHSFQPDDFCTDSEAETTTDETTREREYESTETERKIPIDSDRLVIAYLEAPTRPNPPPPREVSLTRTLGKRIKMLRRTWSITKGSLGRMRKRTTVDDGHSCDENKEFSNDHSNLDGGRYFSFARHFKRTVTGPFSTFYLNGYIDSANGDNDLSSSKNSSEEPMYSNTNDEMDHYSVLVDQEPLYQFYAAAAARIASDFSSDDYEEVEGMIPSRSTTDLAKPGHRTLWCQTPQVINNGLLQRLSTEEKKVQEAKFEILTSEASYLNSLRVLKNEFLNESSLDEILTPLEKDKLFGGIPSVLQASEQFLAELETVWRYDPMLHGLPDVLLKYTDKCLDIYVAYCSNQVSIDTTLKDLRTRKGSKFIETISQIEARSTCQSLSLHSFLMLPMQRITRLPLLADAVLSKLPVTCEDRSHWEKVLSSLSYVVAECNEGASTAAKEIEMENLIRKLEYSAKIKPIVLKGKHLVKSGPTVQLSTKADAEYKLTFGKRFNKTPLYLLLLTDLLLVAKQKSNTHDEVYTVIDTCKRSLVALEPVPEDSPFAGRNAMLLTLLENYSGHQIEYVLTCESDTERQRWLEAVSSSKRGLPEETLYEVWDCPQVVALYYYSPNQPDELSLHPGDIINVFRKMSDGWYQGEKLLNGEQGWFPGNYTKEVASEHVRAKNLKQRHRFLTLSGNALQRRVKQQSATH; from the exons ATGATACCATTGAGTGACGTCGaggtaaaagaaaagatgaGTATTGTTCCAGTTGCGAATAGGAGTTTTCTCCACGGAGACCGGAAACCATCTCCAACTTCGGAGAAAATTCTTTACGCGACTCTCGATAGTCTGGCTCTGAAGAGAGCGACGTTACCTCTGCAATTGTTACCTATCAACGATGATAGCAACGCTACGACCGAAGCAACGAACGAGTCGATGAAGCAGGGGAAAATTCATACTGAGATGATTGCCAAGAGATCCAGCTTCAAG GTGGACGCGACGTGTCCTTCATCGAAGCAACATGCAAAATACCTTGTGGTTGTATCgccgttgtcgtcgtcgtcgtcgtcaaaGCCAGACTCGCAAGAGACGCGGTTGAAAATCACTGCGGTCGAGCCTAATCTAAAAAAAGATATCGCCTGTTTGCAACGTAATTGGACCAATAACAGCGATATCGAGGATACTTTGATAAGAGATAGCGTGTTGGAGACTGATATTTTCGAGAAAACCTATACCGGCGAAATTGCACGTAATTCCAGTTATTGTTGTTATATCGCGAACGACGGCGTAACAGCGAGTTCCACAAACGACAAAAATGAATCTCCGTCGGACGATTATGAGAAAATAGAATCGGTGATCGGTACGAACGCGTGTTGCAACTTTCAGGCAGAAGCGAACGACGACGAAGAGAGTTTCGAGAACGAGGAAGATACTTCGTGTacgaaaaatgtatttgtcAAATCTAAATCTACCAATGATTTAGCTAGCAAGAGTTATTCGGACATGAGACTATCCTTAGACGGACAATCTTTAGTGGGAACGTTTTCGGATGGAAAGTTAGCGAAAAGCTTGCTCTTTAGCAACGAATTTCCAAACTGcgggaaaaagaagaaacattttgCGAAAAATGTGTTGCATTTCGTACCGGAATATCTGGTAAAGGGACAAAAGGGGAAGAGAAAGCAGAAGGAAAAAGGTATTCCGAGTCGATCGTTGAACTCTTTGAAAACTTCATCATCGGTAGATACGAAGATAGGGATAAATTCCAACGGCAGATACAGATCGAGAAGTCTTTCCCGGGAGGAattgaaatatctaaaaatctCTTCGCCGACGAATTTCGTTCATATCGCGTCCGCCACGAATCCGAATCTGGTTTCGAACGAAAACACGATCAGATTTAGTTTGGGGCAAGTGGTAATTACGCACGAGCAAAAGTGTGCCACCTTACCTCTTCTCGTTGCAACGAACTACGAAAATTCAATGGCTGAAAAACGAAACGGGCAatcgtcgtcgtcgatcgTCGCAGGTGCTGCGGAGTCGACTTCTTTCGATGCAACGTCGTCGGTCGTTGATAAATCAAATGAGAAAGTCAAAC aaagaaaCGACGGGTTCGATGTTGAAACCCTAAAACGTCAATTATTATCCGAGTTGCAAACACGTTCGGCAAAACTATTGGAGTTAAGCCAGCAGGTGAAAACGGACGAATATCGGGCAAATATACGCGAGGGGAGTAACACAACGTACGAACTAGCGTATGAGCCGTGTACCGAATTACCTGCCAATTCCAGTTTTCTCTGGAGCAATCGGACTAAGAATTTCCTTCAGGAAAACACGCGGACGATCCCCGATGAAAATACCGAAAACATCGAAGACACCGTAGGTGAAGTATACGACGACGTTGGACCTCTAAATCTTGACAACCAG GAGGACGATTACGACGATGTGGGCACGCCCGACGCATTACACGTTGATGAGAATCGTATCAGCGAATCTTCGACTGCTTTCCAAGACTCCGATGATATTTACGACGACGTTATGGGTCCGAGTTGCGCAGAAAACGATTTTAAGGACAACAAGATGGGAATTTGCGATAACGAAGTGAAGCAGGAAAGCAGCGAACTATTCGTCGCTAACGAATATTCTAGCGTGGACGAAAATATCGATGTATCAAATAACGATCAAGATGTATACGATGACGTCGGTTTACCGAGCGAGGAGCGAGTCAATAGCCTTTATACCGGCTCTACGATAGGTTCGATCTTGGGATCGAGTTGGATGTACGGCAAAGAATCCGAGTGGGAGGATTTAGAGGATTCAACAATGATCGGACTATCTCAATTTCCAAACAAATACTATACGTC GATAGAGACGCAAGTCGTTTCGAGTAGAAAAAGGTCGGGTCAGAGATGGTCCCGAATGATGAGAAAACAACGATCCAGAATATCAAGGAAGGACTTCAATTCGTCGTCGAAGCCATGCGAGTCTACGCTTCGTG ACGATACATCCGATGACAGCACGTACGAGAGTCTCCATTCCTTCCAGCCAGATGACTTCTGCACAGATTCAGAAGCTGAGACGACAACCGACGAGACGACAAGGGAGCGAGAATACGAAAGTACCGAAACAGAACGAAAGATTCCGATAGATTCCGATCGATTAGTGATCGCGTATTTGGAAGCACCCACAAGACCGAATCCTCCACCACCGCGCGAAGTTAGTCTAACTCGAACTCTTggtaaaagaataaagatgCTTCGAAGGACTTGGAGTATTACCAAAGGAAGTCTGGGCCGCATGCGAAAGAGAACCACGGTTGACGATGGTCACTCTTGCGACGAAAATAAGGAATTCTCCAACGATCATTCGAATTTAGACGGTGGAAGATACTTTAGTTTTGCCAGACATTTTAAAAGAACCGTTACCGGACCCTTTTCAACCTTTTACTTAAATGGTTATATCGATTCCGCGAATGGCGATAACGATCTCTCATCGTCTAAAAATTCAAGCGAGGAACCAATGTATAGCAATACCAATGACGAGATGG ACCACTATAGCGTACTCGTCGATCAAGAACCACTCTATCAATTTTATGCAGCAGCTGCTGCTAGGATCGCGTCCGACTTCAGCTCAGACGATTACGAGGAG GTCGAGGGTATGATCCCGTCGCGATCTACTACGGATTTGGCAAAACCGGGACATAGAACGTTGTGGTGCCAAACACCACAAGTCATAAATAATGGTCTTTTAC AACGACTAAGTACGGAGGAGAAGAAGGTTCAAGAAGCGAAATTCGAGATTCTCACTTCAGAAGCGTCCTATTTGAATTCTCTTCGTGTGCTAAAAAACGAATTTCTCAACGAATCCTCactcgatgaaattttaactCCGCTCGAGAAAGATAAATTGTTCGGCGGTATTCCTAGCGTATTGCAAGCATCGGAACAGTTTTTAGCTGAACTAGAAACTGTATGGAGATACGATCCCATGTTGCATGGTTTGCCAGACGTGTTGCTTAAATATACCGACAAATGTTTAGATATTTACGTAGCGTATTGTTCTAATCAAGTTAGCATAGACACGACTCTTAAAGATTTAAG AACACGAAAAGgttcaaaatttatagaaaccaTATCGCAAATAGAAGCTCGTTCGACTTGTCAAAGTTTGTCGTTGCACTCATTTTTAATGTTACCAATGCAGCGAATAACgag GCTTCCTTTATTGGCCGATGCGGTTCTCTCTAAACTACCAGTAACATGTGAAGATAGATCACATTGGGAGAAAGTTTTGTCGAGTTTAAGTTACGTCGTTGCTGAATGTAACGAAGGCGCCAGTACAGCAGcgaaagaaatcgaaatggaaaatttaatacg aaAATTGGAATATTCCGCAAAAATTAAACCAATCGTATTAAAAGGGAAACATTTGGTTAAAAGTGGACCAACCGTACAACTATCGACAAAAGCCGATGCAGAATATAAACTCACGtttggaaaaagatttaacaaGACGcctctttatttattattgctcACAGATCTTCTTCTAGTCGCAAAACAGAAATCTAA TACTCACGACGAAGTGTACACCGTTATAGATACTTGTAAGAGAAGTTTAGTCGCTTTAGAACCAGTTCCTGAAGACTCGCCATTTGCTGGACGCAATGCGATGCTGTTGACGCTCTTAGAAAATTATTCCGGACATCAGATCGAATATGTATTAACGTGTGAAAGCGACACAGAAAGACAAAGATGGCTGGAAGCAGTTTCATCCTCGAAACGCGGATTGCCAGAAGAAACTCTTTACGAAGTGTGGGATTGTCCTCAAGTAGTAGCTTTATATTATTACTCTCCAAATCAACCTGACGAATTGTCATTGCATCCAG GTGATATTATAAACGTGTTTAGGAAAATGTCAGATGGGTGGTATCAAggagaaaaattgttaaatggTGAACAGGGCTGGTTTCCTGGAAATTATACGAAAGAAGTAGCTTCAGAACATGTTCGTGCAAAAAACCTTAAACAGAGACATCGTTTTCTTACACTAAGCGGAAACGCATTACAACGAAGAGTAAAACAACAATCAGCGACTCATTAA